A genomic window from Rhodococcus sp. KBS0724 includes:
- the recD gene encoding exodeoxyribonuclease V subunit alpha, with amino-acid sequence MTEAQLAQRARGIVRTFNEAGVLLAADVHVAVRLCTLGGEPSLDVTLVAALAVRAVRSGSVCLDLRRMRDVSVDGATEADLAALPWPEPEAVITALRSSPLVIGGTAGPLRPLRLVDTDDGELLYLDRYFLQEQTIRRVLDERAETHPVVDTEQARIRLQATFQGDSGSASGPDRQRIAAALSLTHWTTVIAGGPGTGKTHTVARILALLLDEHGSGLRIGLAAPTGKAAARLQESVREQAQQLKLPGDLTAMTLHRLLGWQRGSSSRFKYNASNRLPFDVIVVDETSMVSLTLMARLLEAVRPDARLLLVGDPDQLTSVDAGAVLADLVARPSKAAGNKALADIVGEDVEGGGTAESLTAQDRERLRGGIVQLSRGRRFDGTIAQLASAVREGKAEEVISILRSGDPNVSFHPPEDLDPLRTDIVTSSDSATGFAKQGDAARALKAMESHRLLCAHRDGPYGVSRWAKQAMDWVGAASGEFLNPEQWYPGQPLLVTANDYEVGIYNGDTGVIVDGGDGVLMAAFQRGDNTFQLHPSSLSSVQTVYAMTIHRSQGSQYDTVSVMLPAEASSLLTRELLYTAITRARTHVRVIGTEESVRAGVDRQVLRASGLRRDIRPYDG; translated from the coding sequence ATGACCGAAGCGCAGTTGGCTCAGCGAGCCCGTGGGATCGTGCGCACGTTCAACGAGGCCGGGGTTCTTCTGGCCGCTGACGTCCACGTTGCTGTCAGATTGTGCACGCTGGGTGGCGAACCGTCGCTTGACGTGACGCTGGTGGCGGCATTGGCGGTTCGCGCAGTGCGCTCGGGATCGGTGTGCCTGGATCTACGACGCATGCGCGATGTCAGCGTCGACGGGGCTACCGAAGCCGACCTTGCCGCGTTGCCCTGGCCGGAACCTGAAGCGGTGATCACCGCGCTGCGGTCGAGCCCCCTGGTGATCGGCGGAACGGCCGGGCCGCTGCGACCGCTGCGGCTTGTCGACACCGACGACGGGGAGTTGCTGTACCTCGACCGGTATTTTCTGCAGGAGCAGACAATTCGTCGAGTGCTCGACGAGCGAGCCGAGACACATCCGGTGGTCGACACCGAACAGGCGCGTATCCGATTGCAGGCAACTTTCCAGGGGGATTCAGGTTCCGCCAGTGGCCCTGACCGGCAGCGCATCGCGGCGGCCCTGTCGCTCACACACTGGACCACGGTTATCGCCGGTGGCCCGGGTACCGGGAAAACCCATACGGTTGCACGTATTCTTGCGCTACTTCTCGACGAGCACGGCAGCGGTTTACGAATCGGACTGGCTGCGCCAACCGGCAAAGCGGCTGCGCGACTGCAGGAGTCGGTGCGGGAGCAGGCGCAGCAGTTGAAGCTTCCCGGAGACCTGACGGCGATGACGCTGCACCGTTTGTTGGGCTGGCAACGGGGCAGTTCCAGCCGATTCAAGTACAACGCGTCCAACCGACTGCCGTTCGATGTGATCGTGGTGGACGAGACATCGATGGTGTCGTTGACATTGATGGCTCGACTACTCGAGGCGGTGCGTCCCGACGCGCGACTGCTGTTGGTCGGTGATCCCGATCAGTTGACGTCGGTGGATGCCGGTGCGGTCCTCGCGGATCTTGTTGCACGACCGTCGAAGGCCGCGGGTAACAAGGCCCTGGCAGACATTGTCGGTGAGGACGTGGAAGGTGGAGGTACTGCCGAATCACTCACCGCGCAAGATCGTGAACGTCTCCGCGGCGGCATCGTTCAACTGTCCCGCGGCCGACGATTCGACGGAACGATTGCGCAGTTGGCGAGCGCGGTTCGGGAGGGCAAGGCAGAGGAAGTCATCAGTATTCTTCGTAGCGGTGATCCCAACGTGTCGTTTCACCCGCCCGAGGATCTGGACCCGCTGCGCACCGATATCGTCACGAGTTCTGACTCCGCGACTGGATTCGCGAAACAAGGTGACGCGGCGAGAGCGCTGAAAGCGATGGAATCGCACCGCCTTCTGTGCGCACACCGCGACGGTCCGTACGGCGTCAGTCGGTGGGCTAAACAGGCAATGGACTGGGTGGGTGCTGCCTCCGGAGAATTCCTGAATCCCGAACAGTGGTATCCCGGCCAGCCGCTGTTGGTCACAGCCAACGATTACGAGGTCGGTATCTACAACGGAGATACCGGGGTGATCGTCGATGGTGGCGACGGAGTGCTCATGGCAGCATTTCAGCGCGGAGACAACACCTTCCAGTTGCACCCGAGTTCATTGTCTTCAGTGCAAACGGTCTATGCGATGACGATCCATCGGAGCCAGGGCAGTCAATACGACACTGTCTCCGTCATGTTGCCGGCGGAGGCGTCGTCGCTGCTGACTCGGGAGTTGTTGTATACCGCGATCACTCGCGCGCGGACTCATGTTCGGGTGATCGGAACAGAGGAGTCCGTGCGCGCCGGCGTCGACCGCCAAGTGCTCCGGGCCAGCGGCTTGCGTCGTGACATCCGTCCCTATGACGGTTGA
- a CDS encoding TetR/AcrR family transcriptional regulator, whose product MNGVRVGMGRKPLIQRETVIRTAIEIADTDGPGSLSLERIAAALGVKAPSLYNHFSDKADILAGVARSIVMETPRAPAPAGGEWKQWLIEASVRFRETLLKHSRAAPLVVEYFPRGLLEKLYAEHCRVLAAADVPTNYQMFILESTHRMTIGAAMCVATGRPAMAPFANPDQFDDKLNESMQQGNWSDAKLFAEMLRVFLDGVEADYSHRE is encoded by the coding sequence ATGAACGGAGTAAGGGTCGGTATGGGCCGGAAACCATTGATACAGCGCGAAACTGTGATTCGTACGGCAATCGAGATTGCCGACACGGACGGGCCGGGGTCGCTGAGCCTCGAACGGATCGCAGCAGCACTCGGAGTGAAGGCTCCATCCCTCTACAATCACTTCTCCGACAAAGCTGACATTCTCGCCGGAGTTGCACGATCCATCGTCATGGAAACTCCGCGAGCACCCGCTCCGGCCGGAGGCGAGTGGAAACAATGGCTGATCGAGGCCTCCGTCCGATTCCGGGAGACACTGCTGAAGCACTCACGGGCCGCTCCACTCGTCGTCGAGTACTTTCCACGCGGTTTGCTCGAAAAGCTGTACGCCGAACATTGCCGAGTCCTGGCCGCTGCGGACGTGCCCACCAACTACCAGATGTTCATTCTCGAATCGACCCATCGGATGACCATCGGGGCTGCAATGTGTGTCGCCACCGGCCGCCCGGCAATGGCCCCATTTGCCAATCCCGACCAGTTCGACGATAAACTGAACGAGTCTATGCAACAGGGAAATTGGTCGGACGCGAAGCTCTTCGCGGAGATGCTGCGGGTGTTCCTGGACGGCGTCGAAGCAGACTACTCACACCGCGAATGA